Proteins from a single region of Enoplosus armatus isolate fEnoArm2 chromosome 6, fEnoArm2.hap1, whole genome shotgun sequence:
- the LOC139286266 gene encoding sodium/potassium/calcium exchanger 1-like, which translates to MAGNYAFLILHGQCHFFGEKWEKTTITPASPGEAPRIKDEYSEDIFSIEDRRRGWVILHIFGMMYMFISLAIVCDEFFVPALGVITDKLAISDDVAGATFMAAGRSVPKLFALVTGVFIAHSNMGIGTIVGSAVFNILFVIGMCALFAREVLHLTWWPLFRDVSFYILDLILLIIFFLDNVIMWWESMMLMTSYTLYVIFMKFNAQIEQAFKNQLYKHKNIVRVIAVEEPEKVNTPNDMPAGEDGSGSSEDDSDKDSHDSSKNEDGENDEKEEKEMKKDKALSLKWPDTRRKQATYLFLLPIIVPLWLTNPDVRNQKSRKFFAVTFLVSILWIAVFSYLIVWWAHQVMSTGLHGISDHFMTLLAAETSIPDLITSVIVARKGLGDMAVSSSVGSNIFDITVGLPVPWLLYSSFHSLAPVAVSSNGLFCAIVLLFIMLVFVIISIASCKWKMNKALGFTMFLLYFIFLVLSVMLQYGIILFPVIVGKRH; encoded by the exons ATGGCAGGCAACTATGCTTT CTTGATTCTTCATGGTCAATGCCACTTCTTTGgggaaaaatgggaaaaaacCACCATCACTCCAGCTTCTCCTGGTGAAGCTCCACGTATTAAAGATGAATACTCTGAAGATATCTTTTCTATTGAAGACCGCAGACGAGGCTGGGTGATCCTCCACATTTTTGGGATGATGTACATGTTCATTTCACTTGCGATTGTGTGTGATGAGTTCTTTGTTCCTGCGCTGGGGGTAATCACAGACAAGTTAGCCATCTCTGACGATGTGGCAGGAGCCACCTTCATGGCTGCCGGAAGATCTGTCCCTAAGCTTTTTGCTCTCGTCACAGGAGTCTTCATCGCCCACAGCAACATGGGTATTGGCACAATCGTCGGTTCAGCAgtctttaacattttgtttgtgattgGAATGTGCGCTTTGTTTGCGCGGGAGGTACTTCATCTAACCTGGTGGCCACTTTTCAGAGATGTGTCCTTCTACATACTTGACCTCATCTTACTCATCATCTTCTTCCTGGATAATGTCATAATGTGGTGGGAGAGCATGATGCTGATGACCAGTTACACTCTCTATGTGATTTTCATGAAGTTCAATGCGCAAATAGAGCAGGCCTTCAAGAACCAACTCTACAAACACAAGAACATTGTCAGAGTTATTGCTGTGGAGGAACCTGAAAAGGTAAACACTcct AACGACATGCCTGCAGGTGAGGATGGATCAGGAAGCTCTGAAGATGACAGTGATAAAGACAGCCATGACTCCAGTAAAAATGAAGACGGCGAGAAtgatgagaaagaggaaaaggaaatgaaaaaggatAAAGCCTTGTCTTTAAAGTGGCCTGACACACGACGTAAACAAGCCACCTACCTCTTCCTGCTGCCCATAATCGTCCCTCTGTGGCTCACAAATCCAGATGTGCGCAACCAG AAATCCAGAAAATTCTTTGCGGTCACCTTCCTGGTCTCTATTCTGTGGATTGCTGTGTTCTCCTACCTCATCGTGTGGTGGGCCCATCAGGTCA TGAGCACTGGTTTACACGGCATCTCGGATCATTTTATGACTCTCCTGGCTGCAGAGACCTCCATCCCCGACCTCATTACCAGTGTGATTGTGGCGCGTAAAGGCCTGGGGGACATGGCTGTGTCCAGCTCTGTGGGCAGTAACATCTTCGACATCACAGTGGG CCTGCCAGTCCCATGGCTCCTGTACTCATCATTCCACAGTTTGGCTCCAGTGGCCGTCAGCAGCAACGGGCTCTTCTGTGCCATCGTGCTGCTCTTCATCATGCTCGTCTTTGTCATCATCTCCATTGCATCCTGCAAGTGGAAGATGAACAAGGCACTGGGTTTCACCATGTTCCTGCTCTACTTTATCTTCCTGGTGCTGAGCGTGATGCTGCAGT